A stretch of Gossypium arboreum chloroplast, complete genome DNA encodes these proteins:
- the ycf2 gene encoding Ycf2, whose translation MKGHQFKSWIFELREILREIKNSHYFLDSWTQFNSVGSFIHIFFHQERFIKLLDPRIWSILLSRNSQGSTSNRYFTIKGVVLFVVAVLIYRINNRNMVERKNLYLTGLLPIPMNSIGPRNDTLEESFGSSNINRLIVSLLYLPKGKKISESCFLDPKESTWVLPITKKCIMPESNRGSRWWRNWIGKKRDSSCKISNETVAGIEISFKEKDIKYLEFLFVYYMDDSIRKDHDWELFDRLSPSKRRNIINLNSGQLFEILVKDWICYLMFAFREKIPIEVEGFFKQQGAGSTIQSNDIEHVSHLFSRGKWAISLQNCAQFHMWQFRQDLFVSWGKNPHESDFLRNISRENWIWLDNVWLVNRDRFFSKVRNVSSNIQYDSTRSSFVQVTDSRQLKGSSDQSRDRFDSISNEDSEYHTLINQREIQQLKERSILWDPSFLQTERTEIESDRFPKCLSGYSSMSRLFTEREKRMNNHLLPEEIEEFLGNPTRSIRSFFSDRWSELHLGSNPTERSTRDQKLLKKEQDVSFVPSRRSENKEIVNIFKIITYLQNTVSIHPISSDPGCDMVPKDELGSSNKISFLNKNPFFDLFHLFHDQNRRGYTLHHDFESEERFQEMADLFTLSITEPDLVYYKGFAFSIDSYGLDQKQFLNEVFNSRDESKKKSLSALPPIFYEENESFYRRIRKKWVRISCGNDLEDPKPKIVVFASNNIMEAVNQDRLIRNLIQIQYSTYGYIRNVLNRFIKKNRSDRNFEYGIQRDQIGNDTLNHRTIMKYTINQHLSNLKKSQKKWFDPLILISRTERSMNRDPNAYRYKWSNGSKNFQEHLEHFVSEQKSRFQVVFDRLRINQYSIDWSEVIDKKDLSKSLRFFLSKLLLFLSKLLLFLSNSLPFFFVSFGNIPIHRSEIHIYELKGPNDQLCNQLLESIGLQIVHLKKLKPFLLDDHNTSQKPKFLINGGTISPFLVNKIPKWMIDSFHTRNNRRKSFDNMDSYFSMISHDQDNWLNPVKPFHRSSLISSFYKANRLRFLNNPHHFCFYCNKRFPFYVEKARINNYDFTYGQFLNILFIRNKIFSLCGGKKKHAFLGRDTISPSPIESQVSNIFISNDFPQSGDERYNLYKSFQFAIRSDPLVRRAIYSIADISGTPLTEGQIVNFERTYCQPLSDMNPSDSEEKNLHQYLNFNSNMGLIHTPCSEKYLPSEKRKKRSLCLKKCVEKGWMYRTFQRDSAFSTLSKRNLFQTYMPWFLTSTGYKYLNLIFLDTFSDLLPILSSSQKFVSIFHDIMHGSDISWRILQKKLCLPQWNLISEISSKCLHNFLLSEEMIHRNNESPLISTHLRSPNVQEFLYSILFLLLVAGYLVRTHLLFVSRAYSELQTEFEKVKSLMIPSYMIELRKLLDRYPTSELNSFWLKNLFLVALEQLGDSLEEIRGSAFGGNMLWGGGPAYGVKSIRSKKKYLNINLIDIIDLISIIPNPINRIIFSRNTRHLSHTSKEIYSLIRKRKNVSGDWIDEKIESWVANSDSIDDKEREFLVQFSTLTTEKRIDQILLSLTHSDHLSKNDSGYQMIEQPGPIYLRYLVDIHKKYLMNYEFNTSCLAERRIFLAHYQTITYSQTSCGANSFHFPSRGKPFSLRLALSPSRGILVIGSIGTGRSYLFKYLATNSYVPFITVFLNKFLDNKLKGFLIDDIDIDDSDDIDASDDIDASDAIDDSDAIDRDLDTELELLTMMNALTMDMMSEIDRFYITLQFELAKAMSPCIIWIPNIHDLDVNEANYLSLGLLVNYLSKDCERCSTRNILVIASTHIPQKVDPTLIAPNKLNTCIKIRRLLIPQQRKHFFTLSYTRGFHLEKKMFHTNGFGSITVGSNARDLVALTNEALSISITQKKSIIDTNTIRSALHRQTWDLRSQVRSVQDHGILFYQIGRAVVQNVLLSNCPLDPISIYMKKKSCNEGDSYLYKWYFELGTSMKKLTILLYLLSCSAGSVAQDLWSLPGPDEKNGITSYGFVENDSDLVHGLLEVEGALVGSSRTEKDCGQFDNDRVTLLLRSEPGNPLYMMQNGSCSIVDQRNLYEKYESEFEEGEGEGVLDPQQIEEDLFNHIVWAPRIWRPWGFLFDCIERPNELGFPYWAGSFRGKRIIYDEKDELQENDSAFLQSGTMQYQARDRSSKEQGFFRISQFIWDPADPLFFLFKDQPFVSVFSHREFFADEEMSKGLLTSQTDPPTSIYKRWFIKNTQEKHFELLIHRQRWLRTNSSLSNGFFRSNTPSESYQYLSNLFLSNGRLLDQMTKTLLRKRWLFPDEMKIGFM comes from the coding sequence ATGAAAGGACATCAATTCAAATCCTGGATTTTCGAATTGAGAGAGATATTGAGAGAGATCAAGAATTCTCACTATTTCTTAGATTCATGGACCCAATTCAATTCAGTGGGATCTTTCATTCACATTTTTTTCCACCAAGAACGTTTTATAAAACTCTTGGACCCCCGAATTTGGAGTATCCTACTTTCACGCAATTCACAGGGTTCAACAAGCAATCGATATTTCACGATCAAGGGTGTAGTACTATTTGTAGTAGCGGTCCTTATATATCGTATTAACAATCGAAATATGGTCGAAAGAAAAAATCTCTATTTGACAGGGCTTCTTCCTATACCTATGAATTCCATTGGACCCAGAAATGATACATTGGAAGAATCTTTTGGGTCTTCCAATATCAATAGGTTGATTGTTTCGCTCCTGTATCTTCCAAAAGGAAAAAAGATCTCTGAGAGCTGTTTCCTGGATCCGAAAGAGAGTACTTGGGTTCTCCCAATAACTAAAAAGTGTATCATGCCTGAATCTAACCGGGGTTCGCGGTGGTGGAGGAACTGGATCGGAAAAAAGAGGGATTCTAGTTGTAAGATATCTAATGAAACCGTCGCTGGAATTGAGATCTCATTCAAAGAGAAAGATATCAAATATCTGGAGTTTCTTTTTGTATATTATATGGATGATTCGATCCGCAAGGACCATGATTGGGAATTGTTTGATCGTCTTTCTCCGAGTAAGAGGCGAAACATAATCAACTTGAACTCGGGACAGCTATTCGAAATCTTAGTGAAAGACTGGATTTGTTATCTCATGTTTGCTTTTCGTGAAAAAATACCAATTGAAGTGGAGGGTTTCTTCAAACAACAAGGAGCTGGGTCAACTATTCAATCAAATGATATTGAGCATGTTTCCCATCTCTTCTCGAGAGGCAAGTGGGCTATTTCTTTGCAAAATTGTGCTCAATTTCATATGTGGCAATTCCGCCAAGATCTCTTCGTTAGTTGGGGGAAGAATCCACACGAATCGGATTTTTTGAGGAACATATCGAGAGAGAATTGGATTTGGTTAGACAATGTATGGTTGGTAAACAGGGATCGATTTTTTAGCAAGGTACGGAATGTATCGTCAAATATTCAATATGATTCCACAAGATCTAGTTTCGTTCAAGTAACGGATTCTCGCCAATTGAAAGGATCTTCTGATCAATCCAGAGATCGTTTCGATTCCATTAGTAATGAGGATTCGGAATATCACACATTGATCAATCAAAGAGAGATTCAACAACTAAAAGAAAGATCGATTCTTTGGGATCCTTCCTTTCTTCAAACGGAACGAACGGAGATAGAATCAGACCGATTCCCTAAGTGCCTTTCTGGATATTCCTCAATGTCCCGGCTATTCACGGAACGTGAGAAGCGGATGAATAATCATCTGCTTCCGGAAGAAATCGAAGAATTTCTTGGGAATCCTACAAGATCCATTCGTTCTTTTTTCTCTGATAGATGGTCAGAACTTCATCTGGGTTCGAACCCTACTGAGAGGTCCACTAGAGATCAGAAATTGTTGAAGAAAGAACAAGATGTTTCTTTTGTCCCTTCCAGGCGATCGGAAAATAAAGAAATAGTTAATATATTCAAGATAATTACGTATTTACAAAATACCGTCTCAATTCATCCTATTTCATCAGATCCGGGATGTGATATGGTTCCGAAGGATGAACTGGGCAGTTCCAATAAGATTTCATTCTTGAACAAAAATCCATTTTTTGATTTATTTCATCTATTCCATGACCAGAACAGGAGGGGATACACGTTACACCACGATTTTGAATCAGAAGAGAGATTTCAAGAAATGGCAGATCTATTCACTCTATCAATAACCGAGCCGGATCTGGTGTATTATAAGGGATTTGCCTTTTCTATTGATTCCTACGGATTGGATCAAAAACAATTCTTGAATGAGGTATTCAACTCCAGGGATGAATCGAAAAAGAAATCTTTATCGGCTCTACCTCCTATTTTTTATGAAGAAAATGAATCTTTTTATCGAAGGATCAGAAAAAAATGGGTCCGGATCTCCTGCGGGAATGATTTGGAAGATCCAAAACCAAAAATAGTGGTATTTGCTAGCAACAACATAATGGAGGCAGTCAATCAAGATAGATTGATCCGAAATCTGATTCAAATCCAATATAGCACCTATGGGTACATAAGAAATGTATTGAATCGATTCATTAAAAAGAATCGATCCGATCGCAACTTCGAATATGGAATTCAAAGGGATCAAATAGGAAATGATACTCTGAATCATAGAACTATAATGAAATATACGATCAACCAACATTTATCGAATTTGAAAAAGAGTCAGAAGAAATGGTTCGATCCTCTTATTTTGATTTCTCGGACCGAGAGATCCATGAATCGGGATCCTAATGCATATAGATACAAATGGTCCAATGGGAGCAAGAATTTCCAGGAGCATTTGGAACATTTCGTTTCTGAGCAGAAGAGCCGTTTTCAAGTAGTGTTCGATCGATTACGTATTAATCAATATTCGATTGATTGGTCTGAGGTTATCGACAAAAAAGATTTGTCTAAGTCACTTCGTTTCTTTTTGTCCAAGTTACTTCTCTTTTTGTCCAAGTTGCTTCTCTTTTTGTCTAACTCACTTCCTTTTTTCTTTGTGAGTTTCGGGAATATCCCCATTCATAGGTCTGAGATCCACATCTATGAATTGAAAGGTCCGAATGATCAACTTTGCAATCAGTTGTTAGAATCAATAGGTCTTCAAATCGTTCATTTGAAAAAATTGAAACCTTTCTTATTGGATGATCATAATACTTCTCAAAAACCGAAATTCTTGATCAATGGAGGAACAATATCACCATTTTTGGTCAATAAGATACCAAAGTGGATGATTGACTCATTCCATACTAGAAATAATCGCAGGAAATCTTTTGATAACATGGATTCCTATTTCTCAATGATATCCCACGATCAAGACAATTGGCTGAATCCCGTGAAACCATTTCATAGAAGTTCATTGATATCTTCTTTTTATAAAGCAAATCGACTTCGATTCTTGAATAATCCACATCACTTCTGCTTCTATTGTAACAAAAGATTCCCTTTTTATGTGGAAAAGGCCCGTATCAATAATTATGATTTTACGTATGGACAATTCCTCAATATCTTGTTCATTCGCAACAAAATATTTTCTTTGTGCGGTGGTAAAAAAAAACATGCTTTTTTGGGGAGAGATACTATTTCACCTTCACCAATCGAGTCGCAGGTATCTAACATATTCATATCTAATGATTTTCCACAAAGTGGTGACGAAAGGTATAACTTGTACAAATCTTTCCAGTTTGCAATTCGATCCGATCCATTAGTTCGTAGAGCTATTTACTCGATTGCAGACATTTCTGGAACACCTCTAACAGAGGGACAAATAGTCAATTTTGAAAGAACTTATTGTCAACCTCTTTCAGATATGAATCCATCTGATTCAGAAGAGAAGAACTTGCATCAGTATCTCAATTTCAATTCAAACATGGGTTTGATTCACACTCCATGTTCTGAGAAATATTTACCATCCGAAAAGCGGAAAAAACGGAGTCTTTGTCTAAAGAAATGCGTTGAGAAAGGGTGGATGTATAGAACCTTTCAACGAGATAGTGCTTTTTCAACTCTCTCAAAACGGAATCTATTCCAAACATATATGCCATGGTTCCTTACTTCGACAGGGTACAAATATCTAAATTTGATATTTTTAGATACTTTTTCAGACCTATTGCCGATACTAAGTAGCAGTCAAAAATTTGTATCCATTTTTCATGATATTATGCATGGATCAGATATATCATGGCGAATTCTTCAGAAAAAATTGTGTCTTCCACAATGGAATCTGATAAGTGAGATTTCGAGTAAGTGTTTACATAATTTTCTTCTGTCCGAAGAAATGATTCATCGAAATAATGAGTCACCATTGATATCGACACATCTGAGATCGCCAAATGTTCAGGAGTTCCTCTATTCAATCCTTTTCCTTCTTCTTGTTGCTGGATATCTCGTTCGTACACATCTTCTCTTTGTTTCCCGAGCCTATAGTGAGTTACAGACAGAGTTCGAAAAGGTCAAATCTTTGATGATTCCATCATACATGATTGAGTTGCGAAAACTTCTGGATAGGTATCCTACATCTGAACTGAATTCTTTCTGGTTAAAGAATCTCTTTCTAGTTGCTCTGGAACAATTAGGAGATTCTCTAGAAGAAATACGGGGTTCTGCTTTTGGCGGCAACATGCTATGGGGTGGTGGTCCCGCTTATGGGGTCAAATCAATACGTTCTAAGAAGAAATATTTGAATATCAATCTCATCGATATCATCGATCTCATAAGTATCATACCAAATCCCATCAATCGAATCATTTTTTCGAGAAATACGAGACATCTAAGTCATACAAGTAAAGAGATCTATTCATTGATAAGAAAAAGAAAAAACGTGAGCGGTGATTGGATTGATGAGAAAATAGAATCCTGGGTCGCGAACAGTGATTCGATTGATGATAAAGAAAGAGAATTCTTGGTTCAGTTCTCCACCTTAACGACAGAAAAAAGGATTGATCAAATTCTATTGAGTCTGACTCATAGTGATCATTTATCAAAGAATGACTCTGGTTATCAAATGATTGAACAACCGGGACCAATTTACTTACGATACTTAGTTGACATTCATAAAAAGTATCTAATGAATTATGAGTTCAATACATCCTGTTTAGCAGAAAGGCGGATATTCCTTGCTCATTATCAGACAATCACTTATTCACAAACTTCGTGTGGGGCTAATAGTTTTCATTTCCCGTCTCGTGGAAAACCCTTTTCGCTCCGCTTAGCCCTATCTCCCTCTAGGGGTATTTTAGTGATAGGTTCTATAGGAACCGGACGATCCTATTTGTTCAAATACCTAGCGACAAACTCCTATGTTCCTTTCATTACAGTATTTCTGAACAAGTTCCTGGATAACAAGCTTAAAGGTTTTCTTATTGATGATATCGATATTGATGATAGTGACGATATTGATGCTAGTGACGATATTGATGCTAGTGACGCTATTGATGATAGTGACGCTATTGATCGTGACCTTGATACGGAGCTGGAGCTTCTAACTATGATGAATGCGTTAACTATGGATATGATGTCGGAAATAGACCGATTTTATATCACCCTTCAATTCGAACTAGCAAAAGCAATGTCTCCTTGCATAATATGGATTCCAAACATTCATGATCTGGATGTGAATGAGGCGAATTACTTATCCCTCGGTCTATTAGTGAACTATCTCTCCAAGGATTGTGAAAGATGTTCCACTAGAAATATTCTTGTTATTGCTTCGACTCATATTCCCCAAAAAGTGGATCCCACTCTAATAGCCCCGAATAAATTAAATACATGTATTAAGATACGAAGGCTTCTTATTCCACAACAACGAAAGCACTTTTTCACTCTTTCATATACTAGGGGATTTCACTTGGAAAAGAAAATGTTCCATACTAATGGATTCGGGTCCATAACCGTGGGTTCCAATGCACGAGATCTTGTAGCACTTACCAATGAGGCCCTATCGATTAGTATTACACAGAAGAAATCAATTATAGACACTAATACAATTAGATCTGCTCTTCATAGACAAACTTGGGATTTGCGATCCCAGGTAAGATCGGTTCAGGATCATGGGATCCTTTTCTATCAGATAGGAAGGGCTGTTGTACAAAATGTACTTCTAAGTAATTGCCCCTTAGATCCTATATCTATCTATATGAAGAAGAAATCATGTAACGAAGGGGATTCTTATTTGTACAAATGGTACTTCGAGCTTGGAACGAGCATGAAGAAATTAACGATACTTCTTTATCTTTTGAGTTGTTCTGCCGGATCGGTCGCTCAAGACCTTTGGTCTCTACCCGGACCCGATGAAAAAAATGGGATCACTTCTTATGGGTTCGTTGAGAATGATTCTGATCTAGTTCATGGCCTATTAGAAGTAGAAGGCGCTCTGGTGGGATCCTCACGGACAGAAAAAGATTGCGGTCAGTTTGATAATGATCGAGTGACATTGCTTCTTCGGTCCGAGCCGGGGAATCCCTTATATATGATGCAAAATGGATCTTGTTCTATCGTTGATCAGAGAAATCTCTATGAAAAATACGAATCGGAGTTTGAAGAAGGGGAAGGAGAAGGAGTACTCGACCCGCAACAGATAGAGGAGGATTTATTCAATCACATAGTTTGGGCTCCTAGGATATGGCGCCCTTGGGGCTTTCTATTTGATTGTATCGAAAGGCCAAATGAATTGGGATTTCCCTATTGGGCCGGGTCATTTCGGGGCAAGCGGATCATTTATGATGAAAAGGATGAGCTTCAAGAGAATGATTCGGCGTTCTTGCAGAGTGGAACCATGCAGTACCAGGCACGAGATAGATCTTCCAAAGAACAAGGCTTTTTTCGAATAAGCCAATTCATTTGGGATCCTGCGGATCCACTCTTTTTCCTATTCAAAGATCAGCCCTTTGTCTCTGTGTTTTCACACCGAGAATTCTTTGCAGATGAAGAGATGTCAAAGGGGCTTCTTACTTCCCAAACAGATCCTCCTACATCTATATATAAACGCTGGTTTATCAAGAATACGCAAGAAAAGCACTTCGAATTATTGATTCATCGCCAGAGATGGCTTAGAACCAATAGTTCATTATCTAATGGATTTTTCCGTTCTAATACTCCATCCGAGAGTTATCAGTATTTATCAAATCTGTTCCTATCTAACGGAAGACTATTGGATCAAATGACAAAGACATTGTTGAGAAAAAGATGGCTTTTCCCGGATGAAATGAAAATTGGATTCATGTAA
- the ndhB gene encoding NADH dehydrogenase subunit 2, with protein sequence MIWHVQNENFILDSTRIFMKAFHLLLFDGSFIFPECILIFGLILLLMIDSTSDQKDIPWLYFISSTSLVMSITALLFRWREEPMISFSGNFQTNNFNEIFQFLILLCSTLCIPLSVEYIECTEMAIAEFLLFVLTATLGGMFLCGANDLITIFVAPECFSLCSYLLSGYTKKDVRSNEATTKYLLMGGASSSILVHGFSWLYGSSGGEIELQEIVNGLINTQMYNSPGISIALIFITVGIGFKLSPAPSHQWTPDVYEGSPTPVVAFLSVTSKVAASASATRIFDIPFYFSSNEWHLLLEILAILSMILGNLIAITQTSMKRMLAYSSIGQIGYVIIGIIVGDSNGGYASMITYMLFYISMNLGTFACIVLFGLRTGTDNIRDYAGLYTKDPFLALSLALCLLSLGGLPPLAGFFGKLHLFWCGWQAGLYFLVSIGLLTSVVSIYYYLKIIKLLMTGRNQEITPHVRNYRRSPLRSNNSIELSMIVCVIASTIPGISMNPIIAIAQDTLF encoded by the exons ATGATCTGGCATGTACAGAATGAAAACTTCATTCTCGATTCTACGAGAATTTTTATGAAAGCCTTTCATTTGCTTCTCTTCGATGGAAGTTTTATTTTCCCAGAATGTATCCTAATTTTTGGCCTAATTCTTCTTCTGATGATCGATTCAACCTCTGATCAAAAAGATATACCTTGGTTATATTTCATCTCTTCAACAAGTTTAGTAATGAGCATAACGGCCCTATTGTTCCGATGGAGAGAAGAACCTATGATTAGCTTTTCAGGAAATTTCCAAACGAACAATTTCAACGAAATCTTTCAATTTCTTATTTTACTATGTTCAACTCTATGTATTCCTCTATCCGTAGAGTACATTGAATGTACAGAAATGGCTATAGCAGAGTTTCTGTTATTCGTATTAACAGCTACTCTAGGAGGAATGTTTTTATGCGGTGCTAACGATTTAATAACTATCTTTGTAGCTCCAGAATGTTTCAGTTTATGCTCCTACCTATTATCTGGATATACCAAGAAAGATGTACGGTCTAATGAGGCTACTACGAAATATTTACTCATGGGTGGGGCAAGCTCTTCTATTCTGGTTCATGGTTTCTCTTGGCTATATGGTTCATCCGGGGGAGAGATCGAGCTTCAAGAAATAGTGAATGGTCTTATCAATACACAAATGTATAACTCCCCAGGAATTTCAATTGCGCTTATATTCATCACTGTAGGAATTGGGTTCAAGCTTTCCCCAGCCCCTTCTCATCAATGGACTCCTGACGTATACGAAGGA TCTCCCACTCCAGTCGTTGCTTTTCTTTCTGTTACTTCGAAAGTAGCTGCTTCGGCTTCAGCCACTCGAATTTTCGATATTCCTTTTTATTTCTCATCAAACGAATGGCATCTTCTTCTGGAAATCCTAGCTATTCTTAGCATGATATTGGGGAATCTCATTGCTATTACTCAAACAAGCATGAAACGTATGCTTGCATATTCGTCCATAGGTCAAATCGGATATGTAATTATTGGAATAATTGTTGGAGACTCAAATGGTGGATATGCGAGCATGATAACTTATATGCTGTTCTATATCTCCATGAATCTAGGAACTTTTGCTTGCATTGTATTATTTGGTCTACGTACCGGAACTGATAACATTCGAGATTATGCAGGATTATACACAAAAGATCCTTTTTTGGCTCTCTCTTTAGCTCTATGTCTCTTATCTCTAGGAGGTCTTCCTCCACTAGCAGGTTTTTTCGGAAAACTCCATTTATTCTGGTGTGGATGGCAGGCAGGCCTATATTTCTTGGTTTCAATAGGACTCCTTACGAGCGTTGTTTCTATCTACTATTATCTAAAAATAATCAAGTTATTAATGACTGGACGAAACCAAGAAATAACCCCTCACGTGCGAAATTATAGAAGATCCCCTTTAAGATCAAACAATTCCATCGAATTGAGTATGATTGTATGTGTGATAGCATCTACTATACCAGGAATATCAATGAACCCGATTATTGCAATTGCTCAGGATACCCTTTTTTAG
- the rps7 gene encoding ribosomal protein S7 — MSRRGTAEEKTAKSDPIYRNRLVNMLVNRILKHGKKSLAYQIIYRALKKIQQKTETNPLSVLRQAIRGVTPDIAVKARRVGGSTHQVPIEIGSTQGKALAIRWLLGASRKRPGRNMAFKLSSELVDAAKGSGDAIRKKEETHRMAEANRAFAHFR; from the coding sequence ATGTCACGTCGAGGTACTGCAGAAGAAAAAACTGCAAAATCCGATCCAATTTATCGTAATCGATTAGTTAACATGTTGGTTAACCGTATTCTGAAACACGGAAAAAAATCATTGGCTTATCAAATTATCTATCGAGCCTTGAAAAAGATTCAACAAAAGACAGAAACAAATCCACTATCTGTTTTACGTCAAGCAATACGTGGAGTAACTCCCGATATAGCAGTAAAAGCAAGACGTGTAGGCGGATCGACTCATCAAGTTCCCATTGAAATAGGATCCACACAAGGAAAAGCACTTGCCATTCGTTGGTTATTAGGGGCATCCCGAAAACGTCCGGGTCGAAATATGGCTTTCAAATTAAGTTCCGAATTAGTGGATGCTGCCAAAGGGAGTGGCGATGCCATACGCAAAAAGGAAGAGACTCATAGAATGGCAGAGGCAAATAGAGCTTTTGCACATTTTCGTTAA